A genomic window from Phocoena sinus isolate mPhoSin1 chromosome 20, mPhoSin1.pri, whole genome shotgun sequence includes:
- the WBP2 gene encoding WW domain-binding protein 2 isoform X1: MSQRRAPREPRPQNIDSSSILPAQRLAVPACSCILMSYDHVELTFSDMRNVPEAFKGTKKGTVYLTPYRVIFLSKGKDAMQSFMMPFYLMKDCEIKQPVFGANYIKGTVNAEAGGGWEGSASYKFTFAAGGAIEFGQRMLQVASQASRGEAPNGAYGYSYMPSGAYVFPPPVANGMYPCPPGYPCPLPPAEFYPGPPMMDGAMGYMQPPPPPYPGPMEPPVSGPDVPSTPAAEAKAAEAAASAYYNPGNPHNVYMPTSQPPPPPYYPPEDKKTQ, encoded by the exons ATGAGTCAGAGGAGAGCACCCAGGGAGCCCAGACCTCAGAATATTGACTCTTCCTCCATCTTACCTGCTCAGCGACTGGCCGTCCCAGCCTGTTCCTG CATCCTGATGTCCTATGACCATGTAGAACTTACGTTCAGTGACATGAGGAATGTGCCGGAGGCCTTCAAAGGGACCAAGAAAGGCACCGTCTACCTTACCCCGTACCGG GTCATCTTTCTGTCCAAGGGGAAGGATGCCATGCAGTCCTTCATGATGCCGTTTTATCTGATGAAGGACTGTGAGATCAAGCAGCCTGTGTTTGGAGCAAACTACATCAAGGGAACAGTGAACGCTGAAGCAGGAG GTGGCTGGGAAGGCTCTGCGTCGTACAAGTTTACCTTTGCGGCAGGGGGCGCCATCGAATTTGGACAGCGGATGCTACAGGTGGCATCTCAAG CCTCCCGAGGTGAAGCCCCCAACGGAGCCTATGGTTACTCTTACATGCCCAGCGGCGCCTATGTCTTCCCCCCACCAGTCGCCAATGGAATGTACCCCTGCCCTCCTGGCTACCCCTGTCCACTGCCCCCAGCTG AGTTCTATCCGGGACCTCCCATGATGGACGGGGCCATGGGGTACATGCAGCCCCCGCCGCCGCCCTACCCTGGGCCCATGGAGCCTCCGGTCAGCGGCCCCGATGTCCCCTCCACTCCTGCAG CTGAAGCCAAGGCCGCCGAAGCAGCCGCCAGCGCCTATTACAACCCAGGCAACCCACACAATGTCTACATGCCCACG